In Myxococcus stipitatus, the following are encoded in one genomic region:
- the purN gene encoding phosphoribosylglycinamide formyltransferase: MSGRRVRLGVLVSGSGSNLQALLDACAREDFPAEVACVVSNVPTAYALERARAAGVATVVVDHKAHANKVEFEAAILSALRSAGVEWVCLAGFMRLLSADFLGHFSGHVLNIHPSLLPSFPGLHAQRQALERGVKVTGCTVHFVDAGTDTGPIIGQAAVPVLPDDDEKSLGARILAEEHRLYPLAVRLAVTGQVALDGSRTRVAAVPTASELALRSPGALK; this comes from the coding sequence ATGAGCGGGCGGCGGGTCCGGCTGGGCGTGCTCGTCAGCGGCAGCGGGAGCAATCTCCAGGCGCTGCTGGACGCGTGCGCGCGCGAGGACTTTCCGGCCGAGGTCGCCTGCGTGGTGTCGAACGTGCCCACCGCGTACGCACTGGAGCGCGCGCGCGCGGCGGGGGTCGCCACGGTGGTGGTGGACCACAAGGCCCATGCGAACAAGGTGGAGTTCGAGGCGGCGATTCTGAGCGCGCTGCGCTCGGCGGGTGTGGAGTGGGTGTGCCTGGCGGGGTTCATGCGGCTGTTGAGCGCGGACTTCCTGGGGCACTTCTCCGGCCACGTGTTGAACATCCACCCTTCCCTGCTCCCATCGTTCCCTGGGCTGCATGCGCAGCGGCAGGCCCTGGAGCGAGGGGTGAAGGTGACGGGCTGCACCGTGCACTTCGTCGACGCGGGCACGGACACGGGGCCCATCATCGGACAGGCCGCAGTGCCCGTGCTCCCGGATGACGACGAGAAGAGCCTGGGCGCGCGAATCCTCGCCGAGGAGCACCGCCTCTATCCGCTGGCGGTGAGGCTCGCGGTGACCGGGCAGGTCGCGCTGGATGGCTCGAGGACACGGGTGGCGGCGGTGCCCACGGCCAGTGAGCTCGCGCTGCGCAGCCCCGGGGCGCTGAAGTGA
- the purM gene encoding phosphoribosylformylglycinamidine cyclo-ligase has protein sequence MGTTYKQSGVDIEAGDAFVDRIKPYAARTMRPEVVAGVGGFGGLFALPPGKYREPVLVAGTDGVGTKLKVAFTAGRHGTVGIDLVAMSVNDILTCGAEPLFFLDYFATGRLEVDAAAEVVKGIAQGCEQAGCTLLGGETAEMPGFYARGEYDLAGFCVGVVERSAIIDGKSIQPGDALIGLTSSGLHSNGYSLARKVLLEDAKLSLDATPEGLGRPLGDALLEPTRIYVKDALALLSAVKVKGMAHITGSGIPGNLPRCLPDGTRAVLSEKSWVKPPIFDLIAKLGGVERDEMFNTFNMGLGLVAVVAKEDVAKALEVLRARGVEASEVGRVEAGQGEATAVIEP, from the coding sequence GTGGGAACGACCTACAAGCAGTCCGGAGTGGATATCGAGGCCGGCGACGCGTTTGTCGACCGAATCAAGCCCTACGCCGCGCGCACGATGCGCCCTGAAGTGGTCGCCGGAGTGGGCGGCTTCGGCGGGCTGTTCGCCCTGCCCCCGGGCAAATACCGGGAGCCGGTGCTGGTGGCCGGCACGGACGGGGTGGGGACGAAGCTGAAGGTGGCGTTCACCGCGGGCCGGCACGGCACGGTGGGCATCGACCTGGTGGCCATGTCGGTGAACGACATCCTCACCTGCGGTGCGGAGCCCCTCTTCTTCCTGGACTACTTCGCCACCGGGCGGCTGGAGGTGGACGCCGCGGCCGAGGTGGTCAAGGGCATCGCCCAGGGCTGCGAGCAGGCCGGGTGCACGCTGCTGGGCGGCGAGACCGCGGAGATGCCGGGCTTCTACGCTCGGGGTGAGTACGACCTGGCGGGCTTCTGTGTGGGCGTGGTGGAGCGGTCGGCCATCATCGACGGCAAGAGCATCCAGCCGGGTGACGCGCTCATCGGGCTGACGTCCTCGGGGCTGCACAGCAACGGCTACTCGCTGGCGCGCAAGGTGTTGCTCGAGGACGCGAAGCTGTCCCTGGACGCGACGCCCGAGGGTCTGGGCCGTCCGCTGGGCGACGCGCTGTTGGAGCCCACGCGCATCTACGTGAAGGACGCGCTGGCGTTGCTGTCCGCGGTGAAGGTGAAGGGCATGGCCCACATCACTGGCAGCGGGATTCCGGGCAACCTGCCTCGGTGCCTGCCGGACGGGACTCGCGCGGTGCTGAGTGAGAAGTCGTGGGTGAAGCCGCCCATCTTCGACCTCATCGCGAAGCTGGGCGGTGTGGAACGCGACGAGATGTTCAACACGTTCAACATGGGCCTGGGCCTCGTCGCCGTGGTGGCGAAGGAGGACGTCGCGAAGGCGCTGGAGGTGTTGCGCGCGCGCGGCGTGGAGGCGTCCGAGGTGGGCCGCGTGGAGGCGGGCCAGGGCGAGGCCACGGCGGTCATCGAGCCATGA
- the rpmB gene encoding 50S ribosomal protein L28, giving the protein MAWKCDICGKRPLVGNNVSHANNKTKKRTLPNLQKVRASVEGRTERVLACTRCIKAGKVTKAA; this is encoded by the coding sequence ATGGCGTGGAAGTGTGACATCTGTGGCAAGCGTCCGCTCGTCGGCAACAACGTCAGCCACGCGAACAACAAGACCAAGAAGCGGACCCTCCCGAACCTGCAGAAGGTTCGGGCCAGCGTCGAGGGCCGCACGGAGCGCGTTCTGGCCTGCACCCGCTGCATCAAAGCGGGCAAGGTGACGAAGGCGGCTTGA
- a CDS encoding GTP-binding protein: MSSVNLMAREVAAKIVFYGPGLSGKTTSLRKIYETVRPAHRGEMMSIATEGDRTLFFDFLPVKVERVGDCSVRLALYTVPGQVFYNATRKLVLQGADGVVFVADSQPEAMDANRESLANLEENLFEHGIRLDRFPLVMQWNKRDLDNVLPVEQLRQELNPRGVPDFETAATNGQGVLDTLKAITRLVIKDLRAKRIVPPPRPVAPVGGPKPAGLEAQLTQHLQHRQPPSVAAPGGHGPAVAMMPAPTPVPHRASGSFPAIAPPPRVEPVVAPAAAVTQAGPKLLGAASALAPGDLFDHARAAEAAFIAGNYSTCVTACTDAIRRALAYAGEGTLAQQAFLLRVDGADLLRVQGLGNQTHLRVDDAAFALYVMMQTFVRLNAVGLPASE, translated from the coding sequence GTGAGCAGCGTGAATCTGATGGCCCGCGAGGTGGCCGCCAAAATCGTCTTCTACGGACCTGGACTGTCCGGCAAGACGACCTCCCTGCGGAAGATCTACGAGACCGTCCGCCCGGCCCACCGGGGCGAGATGATGTCCATCGCCACCGAGGGAGACCGGACGCTCTTCTTCGACTTCCTGCCGGTGAAGGTGGAGCGCGTGGGCGACTGCTCCGTGCGGCTCGCGCTGTACACCGTGCCGGGCCAGGTCTTCTACAACGCGACTCGCAAGCTGGTGCTCCAGGGCGCCGACGGCGTCGTCTTCGTGGCGGACTCGCAGCCGGAGGCCATGGACGCCAACCGCGAGTCGCTGGCGAACCTGGAAGAGAACCTCTTCGAGCACGGCATCCGCCTGGACCGCTTCCCACTGGTGATGCAGTGGAACAAGCGAGACCTGGACAACGTGCTGCCCGTGGAGCAGCTGCGCCAGGAGCTCAACCCGCGCGGCGTGCCGGACTTCGAGACCGCGGCCACCAATGGCCAAGGCGTGCTCGACACGCTCAAGGCGATTACCCGGCTGGTCATCAAGGACCTGCGCGCCAAGCGCATCGTCCCGCCGCCGCGCCCGGTGGCGCCCGTGGGCGGTCCCAAGCCCGCGGGCCTCGAGGCGCAGCTCACCCAGCACCTGCAACACCGCCAGCCTCCGTCCGTGGCCGCCCCCGGCGGACACGGCCCCGCCGTGGCGATGATGCCCGCGCCCACGCCCGTGCCCCACCGCGCGTCGGGCTCGTTCCCCGCCATCGCGCCCCCGCCGCGCGTGGAGCCCGTGGTGGCGCCTGCCGCGGCTGTCACTCAGGCCGGCCCCAAGCTGCTGGGCGCTGCGAGCGCGCTGGCCCCCGGCGACCTGTTCGACCACGCGCGCGCCGCCGAGGCCGCGTTCATCGCGGGCAACTACTCCACCTGCGTCACCGCGTGCACCGATGCCATCCGGCGAGCGCTCGCCTACGCGGGTGAAGGCACCCTGGCGCAGCAGGCCTTCCTCCTGCGCGTGGATGGCGCCGACCTCCTGCGCGTGCAGGGCCTGGGCAATCAGACGCACCTGCGCGTCGACGACGCGGCCTTCGCCCTCTACGTGATGATGCAGACCTTCGTCCGCCTCAACGCGGTGGGCCTGCCCGCCTCCGAGTAA
- a CDS encoding N-acetylmuramic acid 6-phosphate etherase, with product MGSSRASSTKLPPTERLHPRADDLDLCSIGSVVRRLHDEDVVAVQAVRPALRAVAQAATAVAEALRAGGRLLYVGAGTSGRLGVLDASECPPTFGSSSTQVQARIAGGRRALTHAVEGAEDDTDAGAEDVRAFDAGPRDVVCGVSASASTPYVRGALAEAHRRGAHTVLVCCNRPRTRADVDTLVLARTGPELVAGSTRLKAGTATKLILNAITTAAFISLGKVYRGRMVDVRPVNAKLRARAARMVAELTNLPLLEATRLLEESGGEVKVAVAMHFTGLGAGAARKRLRDDGLRELSRPRRKGAHARGPT from the coding sequence GTGGGTTCCTCTCGCGCATCATCCACGAAACTCCCTCCCACCGAGCGGCTTCACCCCCGCGCGGACGACCTGGATCTATGCTCCATCGGGTCGGTCGTCCGCCGGTTACATGACGAGGACGTTGTCGCCGTCCAAGCGGTTCGCCCCGCGCTCCGTGCCGTTGCGCAAGCAGCAACGGCCGTAGCGGAGGCGTTGCGGGCTGGCGGCAGACTCCTCTACGTCGGCGCTGGGACGAGCGGACGCCTGGGTGTCCTCGACGCCAGCGAATGCCCTCCTACGTTCGGAAGCTCGTCCACGCAGGTCCAGGCCCGTATCGCGGGCGGACGCCGCGCGCTGACACACGCCGTGGAAGGCGCCGAGGACGACACCGACGCGGGCGCCGAGGACGTGCGGGCCTTCGACGCCGGTCCTCGCGACGTCGTGTGTGGCGTCTCCGCGAGCGCCTCCACGCCCTACGTCCGTGGTGCGCTGGCCGAGGCACATCGGCGAGGGGCTCACACGGTGCTGGTGTGCTGCAACCGTCCCCGGACACGCGCGGACGTGGACACGCTGGTGCTGGCGCGCACGGGGCCTGAGTTGGTGGCGGGCTCCACTCGGCTGAAGGCGGGCACGGCCACCAAGCTGATCCTCAACGCCATCACCACCGCGGCGTTCATCTCCCTCGGCAAGGTGTATCGCGGGCGCATGGTGGACGTGCGGCCCGTCAACGCGAAGTTGCGCGCTCGCGCGGCGCGGATGGTGGCCGAGTTGACGAATCTCCCCCTCCTCGAGGCGACCCGGCTGCTGGAGGAATCCGGCGGGGAGGTGAAGGTCGCCGTGGCCATGCATTTCACGGGGCTCGGCGCTGGCGCCGCCCGCAAACGTCTTCGGGATGACGGCCTGCGCGAGCTCTCCCGGCCCAGACGTAAGGGCGCGCACGCACGCGGCCCCACTTGA
- a CDS encoding Crp/Fnr family transcriptional regulator has translation MGAEETLFQRFGKEFSKGTELFREGEAGREMYVIQAGKVSISKRVRDVEKVLAVLGPGEFFGEMAIISNKPRNASAVVNEDARLLVIDPKTFEAMIRGNAEIAVRMIKKLAERLSEADAQIENLLHNDPASRVVHQLIQLATTRGRPADDGTDVDFVIREMPRQIGVGEPAVRNVLERLVRAGLIARSGDRVTVYDTARLHDFLQYLEMKWKFGDL, from the coding sequence ATGGGCGCCGAGGAAACCCTCTTTCAACGTTTCGGCAAGGAATTCTCCAAGGGCACCGAGCTCTTTCGCGAGGGAGAAGCCGGCCGTGAGATGTACGTCATCCAGGCCGGCAAGGTCTCCATCTCCAAGCGGGTCCGGGATGTGGAGAAGGTGCTCGCGGTGCTGGGGCCCGGAGAGTTCTTCGGGGAGATGGCCATCATCTCCAACAAACCCCGCAACGCGTCCGCGGTCGTCAACGAGGACGCCCGGCTGCTCGTCATCGACCCCAAGACATTCGAGGCGATGATCCGCGGCAACGCGGAGATCGCCGTCCGGATGATCAAGAAGCTGGCCGAGCGGCTCTCAGAGGCCGACGCGCAAATCGAGAACCTGCTGCACAACGACCCCGCCAGCCGCGTGGTGCACCAGCTCATCCAGCTCGCCACGACGCGGGGCCGCCCCGCCGACGACGGCACCGACGTCGACTTCGTCATCCGTGAGATGCCTCGCCAGATTGGCGTGGGCGAGCCCGCCGTGCGCAACGTGCTCGAGCGGCTGGTCCGCGCGGGCCTCATCGCGCGCAGTGGCGACCGAGTCACCGTGTACGACACGGCCAGACTCCACGACTTCCTCCAATACCTGGAGATGAAGTGGAAGTTCGGAGACCTCTAG
- a CDS encoding HAD family phosphatase, which yields MTPSDTPLRAAIFDMDGTLVDNMGFHNQAWVALARKLGLSLTADDFQTRFAGKKNEEILPELLERALDPRELEQLADEKENHYRSLYRPHLRLHHGAEAFIARLHAAHIPLAIATAAPHGNRELVIDGLGLRPVFHRIVGAEEVSRGKPFPDIFLAAAKGLGVEPSQCLAFEDAILGVNSARDAGMTVVGITTTTSAEQLRQAGARWTLPDFTTLPPELEARLFGAKS from the coding sequence ATGACACCTTCAGACACGCCCCTGAGGGCCGCCATCTTCGACATGGATGGGACCCTGGTCGACAACATGGGCTTCCACAATCAGGCGTGGGTGGCACTCGCGCGCAAGCTCGGCCTGTCGCTGACCGCCGATGACTTCCAGACGCGCTTCGCTGGCAAGAAGAACGAGGAGATCCTCCCCGAACTGCTCGAGCGCGCCCTCGACCCACGGGAGCTGGAGCAGCTCGCGGACGAGAAGGAGAACCACTACCGCTCCCTCTACCGGCCTCACCTCCGCCTGCACCACGGGGCCGAAGCCTTCATCGCGCGGCTGCACGCCGCCCACATCCCGCTGGCCATCGCCACCGCGGCGCCCCACGGCAACCGCGAGCTGGTCATCGACGGGCTGGGCCTGCGCCCCGTCTTCCACCGCATCGTCGGCGCCGAGGAGGTCTCCCGAGGCAAGCCCTTCCCGGACATCTTCCTCGCCGCGGCGAAGGGGTTGGGCGTGGAGCCATCCCAATGCCTCGCCTTCGAGGACGCCATCCTCGGCGTCAACTCCGCCCGCGACGCGGGAATGACGGTGGTGGGCATCACCACCACGACCTCCGCGGAGCAGCTCCGCCAAGCCGGCGCCCGCTGGACGCTCCCGGACTTCACTACTCTTCCGCCCGAGCTGGAGGCGCGCCTCTTCGGCGCGAAAAGCTGA
- a CDS encoding DUF523 domain-containing protein — protein sequence MVLVSACLLGEACRYDGRSQRSEKVLAALEGKAVVPICPEVGSGLPIPRPPVDLCGGTGVDVWRDQAQAVEREARVDRTEDFKRGARLALDAARGFDATVALLKEKSPSCGSQRVYESGALRPGEGITTALLRSEGVTVVSDEDL from the coding sequence GTGGTCCTGGTGAGCGCATGCCTGCTCGGTGAGGCGTGCCGCTACGACGGCCGCTCCCAGCGCTCCGAGAAGGTCCTCGCCGCGCTCGAGGGAAAGGCCGTCGTCCCCATCTGTCCCGAGGTGGGCTCGGGCCTTCCGATTCCGCGTCCGCCCGTCGACCTGTGCGGCGGAACGGGCGTCGACGTCTGGCGAGACCAGGCACAAGCCGTGGAGCGCGAAGCCCGCGTGGACCGCACCGAGGACTTCAAGCGAGGTGCCCGCCTGGCTCTCGATGCGGCGCGCGGCTTCGACGCCACGGTGGCCTTGCTGAAGGAGAAGAGTCCTTCCTGCGGAAGCCAGCGTGTCTACGAGTCGGGTGCCCTCCGTCCCGGCGAGGGCATCACCACCGCGCTGCTTCGCTCCGAGGGCGTCACCGTCGTCAGCGACGAGGACCTGTAA
- a CDS encoding 3',5'-cyclic-nucleotide phosphodiesterase — MKLRVLGCHGGELPTCKSTCFLVDDVLALDAGALTGTLSLEELCQVDHVLVGHSHFDHVKDLPLMADLVIGRRDKPVTIHASRECAKALRDNMFNNALWPDFTRIPTKANPVLRIKTFRAGGTFEVGPYTVRSVPVSHPVESCGFIISNGKSALAMSGDTGPTDKLWKALNETRNLKALLVETSFPNKLQSLADISGHLTPHTLERELQKFERNGASVLLYHLKPAFVAQLKKELAHMPVEVLELGDTFQL, encoded by the coding sequence GTGAAGCTCCGTGTCCTCGGCTGTCACGGTGGCGAGCTCCCCACGTGCAAGAGCACGTGTTTCCTCGTCGACGACGTGCTGGCGCTCGACGCGGGCGCGCTGACAGGGACGCTGTCGCTGGAGGAGCTCTGCCAGGTGGACCACGTCCTGGTGGGGCACAGCCACTTCGACCACGTGAAGGACCTGCCGCTGATGGCCGACCTGGTCATCGGCCGCCGGGACAAGCCCGTCACCATCCATGCGTCGCGCGAGTGTGCCAAGGCCCTGCGCGACAACATGTTCAACAACGCCCTGTGGCCGGACTTCACCCGCATCCCCACGAAGGCCAACCCCGTCCTGCGCATCAAGACGTTCCGCGCGGGCGGCACCTTCGAGGTGGGGCCCTACACGGTGCGGAGCGTCCCGGTCAGCCACCCGGTGGAGTCCTGCGGCTTCATCATCTCCAACGGGAAGAGCGCGCTCGCCATGAGCGGTGACACCGGGCCCACCGACAAGCTCTGGAAGGCGCTCAACGAGACGCGCAACCTCAAGGCGCTCCTCGTGGAGACGTCGTTCCCCAACAAGCTCCAGTCCCTGGCGGACATCTCCGGCCACCTGACGCCCCACACGCTGGAGCGGGAGCTCCAGAAGTTCGAGCGCAACGGGGCCTCCGTCCTCCTCTACCACCTCAAGCCGGCGTTCGTGGCCCAGCTCAAGAAGGAGCTGGCCCACATGCCGGTGGAGGTCCTGGAGCTGGGTGACACCTTCCAGCTGTAG
- a CDS encoding enoyl-CoA hydratase/isomerase family protein → MSDGVLMEMRGAVGVVTLNRPKALNALNLEMCRALHPQLDAWAADPAVKAVVIRGTGGRAFCAGGDVRAVAASLVEPPPAGQERVAREFFRAEYALNHRIHHLGKPYVSLVDGVCMGGGLGLSIHGAYRVVTEKLLLSMPETALGLFPDVGGGWFLPRFPGESGTYLGLTGARCSAADAMWLGYGTHHVESARLDAVLEALVGAEWGSGPASPVVEEVLARFHADAGSSALATQHAAMDRCFAAERVEDIQQALEVEGTAWAQETWATLLRMCPMSLKVSLRQLRMGRGRSYDEMVGVEYRLSQALTAREDFREGIRAVLVDKDGKARWRPGTLGDVKDADVEACFAPRPGDELVLSKPR, encoded by the coding sequence ATGAGCGATGGCGTGTTGATGGAGATGCGTGGGGCGGTGGGGGTGGTGACGCTGAACCGCCCGAAGGCGTTGAACGCGCTGAACCTGGAGATGTGCCGGGCGCTGCACCCCCAGCTCGATGCCTGGGCGGCGGACCCGGCGGTGAAGGCCGTGGTCATCCGGGGCACGGGCGGCCGAGCCTTCTGCGCGGGAGGGGACGTGCGCGCGGTGGCCGCCTCCCTGGTCGAGCCTCCCCCCGCCGGACAGGAGCGTGTGGCGCGTGAGTTCTTCCGCGCCGAATACGCGCTGAACCATCGCATCCACCACCTGGGCAAGCCGTACGTGTCGCTGGTGGATGGAGTCTGCATGGGGGGCGGCCTGGGGCTGTCCATCCATGGGGCCTACCGCGTCGTCACGGAGAAGCTGTTGCTGTCGATGCCGGAGACGGCGTTGGGGCTGTTCCCGGATGTGGGGGGCGGCTGGTTCCTGCCGCGCTTCCCGGGCGAGTCGGGGACGTACCTGGGTCTGACGGGCGCGCGGTGTAGCGCGGCGGATGCGATGTGGCTGGGCTACGGAACGCACCACGTGGAATCGGCCCGGCTGGACGCGGTGCTGGAGGCACTGGTGGGCGCGGAGTGGGGGAGCGGGCCGGCGAGCCCGGTGGTGGAGGAGGTTCTCGCGCGCTTCCATGCGGACGCGGGGTCGTCCGCGTTGGCCACGCAACATGCCGCGATGGACCGTTGCTTCGCGGCGGAGCGGGTGGAGGACATCCAGCAGGCGCTGGAAGTAGAGGGCACCGCCTGGGCGCAGGAGACGTGGGCCACGTTGCTGCGCATGTGTCCCATGAGCTTGAAGGTGTCGCTGCGGCAGCTCCGGATGGGGCGCGGCCGGAGCTACGACGAGATGGTGGGCGTGGAGTACCGGCTGAGCCAGGCGCTGACGGCGCGGGAGGACTTCCGCGAGGGAATCCGCGCGGTGCTGGTGGACAAGGATGGCAAGGCGCGGTGGCGTCCGGGGACGTTGGGGGACGTCAAGGACGCGGACGTGGAGGCGTGTTTCGCGCCACGACCTGGCGACGAGCTTGTCCTGTCGAAGCCGCGGTGA
- a CDS encoding NAD(P)-binding protein, whose protein sequence is MTSAAKLKLPSGPSRHVYDVIVLGSQLGGALAASLLAKRGHRVLLVEHDGMGPGYEHGGYVLPYAPFVAPPLKAMPAIEEALTELGLTTTVQRSLRPHAPELQLVLPRNRMDLHSDTTRRKAEVTRELGDEGETLLGALAGTAAQHESSDAFFKAHPALPPDGFFEGWGLKKLIRAHPGLEAPPRLASDTPAAALVRSLRPFINHLDRPESPLALTRPLSQVLSAPSFFNGGHDGLRELLTRRLAELGGDVLGRDSPTGFIVEELSFDGNKFAGVKLVRSDTLYRAACLVAATDASALRRLVTDKKHHRGLLEHLDQSTTKSILFTVNWVVPETALPRGMGELTLVDTQDVELGSMLIQLHPARATSSGGKESKDMEALRVVCAGVFIPATARELGDEHLQSIASRIDAQLDAVMPFTAPHRLLRSVPYLDASGSRGTRLMPHPLYSFESEAVLGVTGLTQRTPVKNLLLAGREVLPGLGLEGELLAGVRAARLVQDMLKKKDPLKG, encoded by the coding sequence ATGACGTCCGCAGCCAAACTCAAGCTTCCCTCGGGCCCGTCCCGGCACGTGTACGACGTCATCGTGCTGGGCAGCCAGCTCGGCGGCGCGCTCGCGGCCTCGTTGTTGGCCAAGCGCGGCCACCGTGTCCTGCTGGTGGAGCACGACGGCATGGGCCCCGGCTACGAGCACGGCGGTTACGTGCTCCCCTATGCCCCCTTCGTGGCGCCGCCCCTCAAGGCGATGCCCGCCATCGAGGAGGCGCTCACCGAGCTGGGCCTCACCACCACCGTGCAGCGCTCGCTGCGCCCCCACGCGCCCGAGCTCCAGCTGGTCCTGCCCCGAAACCGCATGGACCTGCACTCGGACACCACCCGCCGCAAGGCCGAGGTGACCCGGGAGCTGGGCGACGAGGGTGAGACACTGCTGGGCGCCCTGGCCGGCACCGCCGCGCAGCACGAGTCGAGCGACGCCTTCTTCAAGGCCCACCCCGCCCTTCCTCCAGACGGGTTCTTCGAGGGCTGGGGACTCAAGAAGCTCATCCGCGCCCACCCCGGCCTCGAGGCCCCGCCCCGGCTGGCCTCCGACACCCCGGCGGCCGCGCTGGTGCGCTCGCTGCGCCCCTTCATCAACCACCTGGACCGCCCCGAGTCCCCCCTCGCCCTCACCCGGCCCCTGTCGCAGGTGCTGTCCGCGCCCAGCTTCTTCAACGGCGGACACGACGGCCTGCGGGAGCTGCTCACGCGGCGGCTGGCGGAGCTGGGCGGCGACGTGCTCGGGCGCGACAGCCCCACGGGCTTCATCGTCGAGGAGCTGTCCTTCGACGGCAACAAGTTCGCGGGCGTGAAGCTGGTGCGCTCGGACACGCTCTACCGCGCGGCGTGCCTCGTCGCCGCCACGGACGCCAGCGCCCTGCGGCGGCTGGTGACGGACAAGAAGCACCACCGGGGGCTCCTAGAGCACCTGGACCAGTCCACGACCAAGTCCATCCTCTTCACCGTCAACTGGGTGGTTCCGGAGACGGCCCTGCCCCGGGGCATGGGCGAGCTGACGCTGGTGGATACGCAGGACGTGGAGCTGGGCTCCATGCTGATCCAGCTCCACCCCGCGCGCGCCACGTCCAGCGGTGGCAAGGAGAGCAAGGACATGGAGGCGCTGCGCGTGGTCTGCGCCGGCGTCTTCATCCCCGCGACCGCCCGGGAGCTGGGCGACGAGCACCTCCAGTCGATTGCCTCGCGCATCGACGCGCAGCTGGACGCGGTGATGCCCTTCACCGCCCCGCATCGCCTCCTGCGTTCAGTGCCGTACCTGGACGCCAGCGGCTCTCGCGGCACGCGGCTGATGCCCCACCCGCTCTACAGCTTCGAGTCGGAAGCAGTCCTGGGTGTCACCGGTTTGACCCAGCGCACCCCCGTGAAGAACCTGCTGCTCGCGGGCCGCGAGGTGCTGCCGGGCCTCGGTCTGGAGGGCGAGTTGCTCGCCGGAGTCCGGGCCGCCCGCCTGGTACAGGACATGTTGAAGAAGAAGGATCCGCTCAAGGGCTGA
- a CDS encoding anhydro-N-acetylmuramic acid kinase, which produces MCVGLLSGTSADAVEAALCEITGTGGGARLRLLAHVSIPFPADLVARMLGPQDARSLSQLDFELGEYFARAALQAIERAGLSPSDVNAIGSHGQTMAHHPPGAADVASTLQIGEPAVIAERTGLPVISDFRTRDVAAGGHGAPLVPYLDWVVFRNPEAPRALLNIGGISNVSVISARLEDTLAFDTGPGNMVLDELARRVSHGRLACDLDGALSCQGKVIPELLTELLADTFLSRPPPKSTGRERYGAPLVERLWARYPDRTHDVMATALELTVESIARAYETWGSPRAPGLEAMYVSGGGTRNPRLMERLEARLAPLPIRRLDTLGFPEGAKEAALFALLAAEYLVGTPANVPSATGAKRRVVLGKLTP; this is translated from the coding sequence GTGTGCGTGGGACTCCTGTCCGGCACCAGCGCGGACGCGGTCGAGGCCGCGCTGTGCGAAATCACCGGCACGGGCGGCGGAGCCCGGCTGCGGCTGCTCGCGCACGTCTCCATCCCCTTCCCGGCCGACCTCGTCGCCCGGATGCTGGGGCCCCAAGACGCGCGCTCGCTGAGCCAGCTCGACTTCGAGCTTGGTGAGTACTTCGCCCGCGCCGCGCTCCAGGCCATCGAACGCGCGGGGCTCTCGCCCTCGGACGTGAACGCCATCGGCTCCCACGGGCAGACGATGGCGCACCACCCGCCGGGCGCGGCCGACGTCGCCTCGACGCTCCAGATTGGCGAACCCGCCGTCATCGCCGAGCGCACGGGCCTGCCCGTCATCAGCGACTTCCGCACCCGGGACGTCGCGGCCGGAGGCCACGGCGCGCCCCTGGTGCCCTATCTCGACTGGGTGGTGTTCCGGAACCCCGAGGCCCCCCGCGCGCTCTTGAACATCGGCGGCATCTCCAACGTGTCCGTCATCAGCGCTCGGCTGGAGGACACGCTCGCCTTCGACACCGGCCCCGGCAACATGGTGCTGGACGAACTGGCGCGTCGCGTCAGCCATGGACGGCTGGCGTGTGACCTGGACGGGGCGCTGTCGTGTCAGGGGAAGGTGATTCCAGAGCTGCTGACGGAGCTGCTCGCGGACACGTTCCTCTCCCGGCCTCCGCCCAAGAGCACCGGGCGCGAGCGCTACGGCGCCCCCCTCGTGGAACGGCTGTGGGCGCGCTACCCGGACCGGACCCACGACGTGATGGCCACCGCGCTGGAGCTCACCGTGGAGAGCATCGCCCGCGCATACGAGACGTGGGGGTCGCCTCGCGCTCCGGGTCTGGAGGCCATGTATGTCTCCGGCGGTGGAACACGCAATCCCCGGCTGATGGAGCGGCTCGAGGCGCGCCTTGCGCCCCTTCCCATCCGCCGGCTTGATACGCTGGGTTTTCCGGAAGGCGCGAAGGAAGCGGCGCTGTTCGCCTTGCTGGCGGCCGAATACCTCGTGGGAACCCCAGCGAATGTCCCGTCCGCAACTGGCGCGAAGCGTCGAGTCGTTCTAGGAAAGCTGACACCGTGA